Genomic window (Equus przewalskii isolate Varuska chromosome 12, EquPr2, whole genome shotgun sequence):
AGTCTGCAGACGTTAGTGGGTGGGTACCGACAGGGTAGGCGGGGGCACCCTATGCTGGAGGGCAATATGGGCTGGAGCAGAGGCGGGGAGTTCCAGGTCCCGCCTCAGAGCAGACTTCCTGGTCGAGGGACTCTCCGAGTGAGCTGCAGCGGCGGAAACGGCAGCAGGGGACCCCAGAGCCATGGGGCGCACGCGCGACGCCATCCTAGAGGCACTGGAAAACCTGACCGCCGATGAGCTCAAGAAGTTCAAGATGAAGCTGCTCTCAGTGCCGCTGCGCGAAGGCTACGGGCGCATCCCTCGTGGGACGCTGCTGACCATGGATGCCATGGACCTCACCGACAAGCTCGTCAGCTTCTATCTGGAGGCGTACGGAGCTGAGCTCACGGAGCTGGTGCTGCGTGACATGGGCATGCAAGAGACGGCAGAGCGGCTGCAGGAGATCACGCGCAAGGGTGAGCACACCCCCTCTACGCCTGGCAGGGGTCCCgacgcccccccaccccccaccccggccctccTCCAGTATCCTCTCCCCTACACACCCCCAATCTGAACGTTTGCCCCTTGGGCTCTTTCGCTTCCTGTTCCTCCTCCCCTCTAAGAAAAGCTCCTCCTGCCAGGCGGGGAAGCTTCCCGCTCTTGGTCCTGACCTTTGCTTCCGGACCAAGGGGCCTCTGACCCTAGAGAGACTGGAGATAccggaggaagggaagggaagcacTTAACTGATTTCCTTACAGAACCTGGTGCCACACCAGCCCTGATGAAGGCTCCTCCCCAGATGGCAGCCAAGATAGGTGAGGCCTTCACACCCAACCTCGCCTGCCTGGGcacctctccagccccaccccacagcaCCCCAGCATAGTCCATCTGCAGTCCCAGGCCAACAGCACTGGGAGAGGGCAGGCTGGGCCAACCAATCCCACCTTGGCCCAACCTGGTTGGGGGAAGAAAGGGAGACAAAGTTATACTCATCTCACTATATCCAGAGTCCTGGTGGACTGCCGCCACCTTAAGCTTCACCCCTTAGGGCTGCATTCAGAGCAATTTCTGAAGAAAGCAAAGTGTTCAGCAGGGACGGGCCCCAACACCCTCTCTGGGCACCAGGCtcacctgctctcctccctcctgcccctagCACTGCACTTCATGGACCAGCACCGGGCAGCCCTCATCGCACGGGTCACAGACGTGGATGGGGTGCTGGATGCCCTGTATGGGAGGGTCCTGACAGAGGAGCAGTACCAGGCAGTGCGGGCAGAAATCACCAATCCAGCAAAGATGAGGAAGCTCTTCAGCTTTGCTCCAGCCTGGAACCTGACCTGCAAGGATCTGCTCCTTCACGCCCTGAAGGAAACCCAGCCATACCTGGTGGCTGACCTGGAGCAGAGCTGAGGCATCTTGCCCAGCAGCCGCCCCCCACGTGACTGTTGGCATTCCAGGCATTCCAGCCAAATCGTCCTGAATCTGATCTGTTTATACACAATATATGAAAAACCAGCTTGCACTTCTGTTTTTCCTACTCGCAGCCTGACAGCACTTGCAGGATACATACCCAAATGCCACAGCAGCTCAGGTGAAGCTCTACTTCACTGCCTGTTCCCAGGGCAGCAGGCTCCCCAGACACTTCATCCTTTCTGCCTCACAGTCACTGCGGAACATTCCCTCATTCACCATTTGGTGACTCCTCCAGTGCTACCCCAGAGGGTCTGCCCTTCAGGCTACAGCTAGCCCTGTGACCAAGGTCTAAAAGTTAAAATACGGTTATGTACAAAGGGTGTGGAACTGTGGGGGGTCAGATCTGTCAGAGGCATTTAGAAACAGACTATAtggcttctcatttttcttccctaGGAAAAAAAGTAATTGTAAAATTAGAGTAATTTTCAGAGACACGAAGTATCATCTAAACGTAAGACAGAAGAACACAAGCCACCAAGTGTAATTCTAGGGTTCCTTCTGGCACTGGCACCATCACCAGCAGGCTTAGTTGCTcccactgctccctcccaccccctgaaGGAAGGGGTTATAGGTTATACTTCGCTCAGAAAACATGCCAACCACAAAAACATCTAGGAAATGAGTTCTACTGTTTCTTCTCTTGCCTATAACAGGAAATACGAGTATTTCTCTCTAGCAAACAGCTCTTTTAAAGAGCCTTTCCAGAGGCTATTAGGGAACCAGGATCCCAAGCCTACTTCCTGAGTACACTTTGTACCCAAATTCTGGCCTGGGGGGTAGGGGGGGCTATGCAAAGCAACAGGCAGGGCCCAAGAAGGGCCAGTATCCCATACTTAGGAGTTAAATCATCAGACACCGGGGGATCCAGGTATGAGGGTACAAGGTGATTGGTTCTGTGCCATTCACAATAATACATCAGCCCACAATGACAAAGCTGTGTGAAGACTTCACTTTGAATAACCCCACCTAGGTAACACAAGAATTAGCAAATGCAGTGTGTTTATTCCCCCCGCACACACTCCCTCAAGGGTCTATGTACAATCTCATTCTGACAGTCTGTGTCTAACACTTCCCTATTCTGATCTACTGGATCAACAGAGCGACAAGAGAAAACAAGTGGTTTGCTATAGGAGGAAGCTACCAAGAAGCCAAGATGTGACTACTGTCAAGGCTACATGGTCACATGAGACTGCTCCTAAGCCTACTCACGACTCCAGGAAAGCTGAGCTTCCCCAAAATAGGGAATCAGCCCTAACACTAAGCATCCTGTGGGCTCATCTTTGTTTAGCCAACCATTCCCACAAAATACATGCTGATGCTCCCTATTCCATCCTCAACCCTCTTCTACCAAGTCTTCTTGAGTCTTATAATTCAAGCCTTATTCAATCCAAGATGTGTTCACTTATATGTCCTGCAAGGACCTTACCATTTCCAAAACTGAAGTTGTCTTCGTTTTACCATCCCTTGACATATGGCAACAGCAGCAGCctaatcagaaaacaagaaatcctAGTGTGTTCCATAAAACCCAGATTTAGTCAGTCTTACTGATGCTAGCTCTTCCAACATCCAAGACCAACATCCAACTAATATTCAAGACTAAAAGTCTTGCCTGATGCTAGCTCTCCCAACTTACATCCAATCACCTTCCTTTTCAACTTCACTGCCCCCACCTGGCTTGCCCGTGTCCTACCTGCAAGaggcctcctccctgcctctagTCTACCACCTTCAAGGGCCTGAGTGACCAAAACTGATCATGGAAATAGACTGTCTCACTTCTAACATTATACCTAAACTCTCCTTCCAGCCGGGCCCTTAAGGACCCCATCATCCAGCCTCtcctaatttcctcttcataTACCCCATGATCCCAACAACACTATTTGCTCACACACCCCATGCCCTAGCACATGCTGGTCTCTCAACTCTGGACACCTTGAAATCTACCTGTCCTAGCCTGCCTTCCTCTGGGCTCCAGTGGCACTTCCAGTGCAGTGTCTCGTGGTAAAGTAAACCATATTGTATGGTCTATTTTCACATTGGACTCTCCTCTTAGACTAAGCCTAATAAAAAAACATCTTTCCAACTTCAGTACAAGTGCCTTGCATGTAAAAAGTAATCAAATAAATGGCAGTTACTGTGAAACTTTAGTGTCTaacagaggattttttaaaaacttcacagGAACCTAATGATTCTCATGAGATGGGGCCATAGCTAACACTTCCTTAAACAAGAGACACCCTTAAAAAGAGCAGCTAAAAAAACCAGTGCAGGCCTGAGGCAAAAGAACTGGCTCTAAGAAACAGCTCCTAGAGAGCCAGCcttgtggctaagtggttaagttcgccgcgctctgctgtggctgcccagggttttgccgtttcgaatcctgggtgcagacatggcaccactcgtcaggccacgtggcacggcgtcccacatgccacaactagaaggaactgcaactaagatatacaactatgtaccagggagatttggggagataaagcagaaaagaaaagaaaaaaggactggcaacagttgttagctcaggtgccaatctttaaaaagaaaaaaaagaaacagctccTCTAAGTTAAAAACTTTCTTGGGgacttcctttttcccttttattggAGTTGGGGGACAACTCAGAGTTCTACCAGAAGTCTTGAAACACAGTGCAGCATAATGGTGAAGGACAGAAGTTCTACAGACAAAGGATACAGATTCAAATCCCTGCTCCACCTCTCTCACCAGCTATGAGATTGGGGCCAGTTTCTACTTCAGCTTCtccatctataaagtggagacaACAGGACATAGCGCACCCCTAACAGCAACCGGCCCAAAGAAGTTAGCAATCATCTCCACCAGGATGTTTTTGTTCCTAGCTCCCCAATAGTTTAGAATAGCATCTGCAGCAATCAACATTTTTTGATCAATTCTTCCAGCATCACAAGACTGAAAAGGAACAAGCAGAACAAAAGCCAGTGTTGGCTTAAGCCTGTGCTAATTACAACAAAAACCCCTATGCAGGACCCAGCTTTCCATAACCTTTTTCTTAGCTCCTAGGTAGTACTGCATATGTAGAAGGTTTTGTACAAAGTTCCCCTTCACAGGGAAGGTGGAGGGAATTAGCAGAAAAGGAGTCTCTGCAAAACTTTAGAGCACAGCTCCAAATGTATGCTGTTGAACCAGCAGGGTCAACATTGCTAGAGTTCGTGCCCTACACACCAAATTAGAATCCACATGCTAACAAAATTGCCAAGGGATCCATTTATGTGTTCAACTTAGACACACTGCTGTATAGAAACTTTGGCCCCGCCACCTGTCAGACTCAAACAGGATTGCTGATGCCTTCCCACAGTAAGAACTGCCTTTTTACACAGGTAGGCAGTTTTCTCTCAAACtggaaaacacaacaaaaagcCATCAGCCTAGATCTCTAACAGCGAGGTCCCCACCCCAAAGGGACTGCAGTGAAGCCTAAGGACATTGCAATGAACACCTACAGGGAATCCATGCAACTGTGCATCACTGCCACAGAGGTGTGTGCAGGACCTAGCTGCAGAGCTTAGCTCCTGCTCCTTTCAAGTGTATCCTTCCCATTACCATCCCACTCAcccactccccgccccccctTGGAGTTCTCCATTACAGCACAGAGAATCCCAAATCTTCAACTCAACAGGCCAAGTTCCTTTCCTGTCTCCAATCACAATGGTAGCTCTCAATTGTTCTTGTTAAAGGGGCCCTTCTCTCCCAAGGAGCTGAGAGAGCACTATCCATCAGCAGAGAGCACTACTTCCAGACCCAAACTCCTGTTCATGAGGTAAACTTTTCACATCAAGGATAGAGAATTTTAGATTTAATGGCTCCTCTAACTGCTAATACTCTAAGATTGAGGACCCAATAATTTCTACAAACCCTAAAGTCAAATCTGCTAGCCAGATCCACTTGACACTTCCTCAGTTCTTCGATGCCAGCACCATGAAGATTGCATGCGCATGGGCAGGTGAATGAGataatttttgaggaaactttcTTCTGAATCTAAAGTTACTTCACAATAATAAAGttaaagatgaaaggaaagatgCTCTCTAAGTACTTAGGGCCCAAAGGTAGGAAAGGGAGTCTGAATTCTGGAAAGACTGAAGAGGAATGTTTACAGATGGGACTCCACATCTCAAAGTTCAGCCTCTCTTGCAAACTGGTATAGGAAGTGAGATCTGGTTACAAAATCCATGGTGGATGATTAAGAGACGAGAAGCTGGAAGTGAAAAGAACTGTGCCTACATAACAAGTAATGTGTTCAGTCCCATAGGGGCTGGACTCCTGGTCAATCTAGCCATGAGTGACTAAACCTCAACCCTATATCCAAGTTACTGAAACAGGCAGGCCCAGCAAGTgaagaaaaaaagctgaagacAGACAACTCAGTCAAAGGAGGCAGAAAGACCTGCAGCACACCTCTCCCAACCCACAATCTATCCTGCTCACTTACTCCTAGTTAGCCTGTCCCAATGCCAATTCCAATCTTAGAAAGCCAAGCAAGCAGCTAGTGGTTCAAGATTGCAGACCATCTTCAATATTCATTAAGAGGAACATATTCTTTAGAATACAAGACTAGTCTGAAATTCTCACCAAACAGAGAAACATGGCTAATAGTTGTCCATTTACAAGGAAGTGTAGCAAAGAGCAGAGGGCCCAGAGTCCAAACCCCATAGGCCTCACTATTTTTTCACCAAGGATGAGCTGGAACCAGAACAAGATTCTCAGAACCAACATGCCCTCTGCTATTGCCATCTCCACCCATTCTCCTGGAAAAGCCCCCCAAACTGCATCTACCCGCTAATCAGAGACCTGGGACGGTGGCTGTGTCAGGGGTCAGGTCACTTACCTTGAAGTACAAGGAACTGCCTCTACAATCCTTTCCCAGCCAACCTTCTCCCCTACCATCTCTTTCATTCCCAAGCTTCCCCGCTCAAATTTACCATCCTCTTAACTAAGTCTACACAAAATGTTTGGGATAGGAGTTTGTCCCCTTCagaaaaatagtttcagaataaAACTGCTAAGGAATTAGGTCAGAAGACTAGGACTCAGTCCTAGCACTACCACTTTCTGACTCTGAGAGCCACATAACCCACACACTTCATTTTATGCCTGTGGAGTGAGCAAGCCAAGAGAACCTCCGCCATGAAGGAGGTGCTTCAGTTACTCTTCTCTCAAAAGACCCAATTTGGCTAGCTATGCACTCCCCATCTTGGTCAAGTTTGAATAAAGCCCCAAAAGCAAACCTGGTTTGTTTTGAGTCCCTCCACTCAGAAAAGTGCCAAGAgtccttaaaaaggaaaaaacagctaTAAATAGTAAACTCACTAAGACCAGCATGTGAATAAATGCGGGAAAACTCCCACAAAGTTGGATACATTTTGGGCAACACTCCTAGCATGTGTTCTTCATTTACCCCATTCACATACATCCAATTTTTGTCATGACAGAAAAGTTTAATCTCTACTTTCAAAGATACCATTTGACCTTTTCTCCCCTGGACCaaatatcaaacattttattCCAGTTCCTGCTAAGCAGGAACAAATTACACCAGTTCCTGCTAGGCAGGATGATATGAAAAAGGAAGACTGCCCACATTCCTGAC
Coding sequences:
- the LOC103547248 gene encoding apoptosis-associated speck-like protein containing a CARD isoform X1; its protein translation is MGRTRDAILEALENLTADELKKFKMKLLSVPLREGYGRIPRGTLLTMDAMDLTDKLVSFYLEAYGAELTELVLRDMGMQETAERLQEITRKEPGATPALMKAPPQMAAKIALHFMDQHRAALIARVTDVDGVLDALYGRVLTEEQYQAVRAEITNPAKMRKLFSFAPAWNLTCKDLLLHALKETQPYLVADLEQS
- the LOC103547248 gene encoding apoptosis-associated speck-like protein containing a CARD isoform X2, translated to MGRTRDAILEALENLTADELKKFKMKLLSVPLREGYGRIPRGTLLTMDAMDLTDKLVSFYLEAYGAELTELVLRDMGMQETAERLQEITRKALHFMDQHRAALIARVTDVDGVLDALYGRVLTEEQYQAVRAEITNPAKMRKLFSFAPAWNLTCKDLLLHALKETQPYLVADLEQS